In Streptococcus respiraculi, one DNA window encodes the following:
- a CDS encoding GNAT family N-acetyltransferase, whose product MENIYVLLAKNLVLETERLFLRPVTLDDAKAIYAYASDEETTRYVFPQNHSLEETKANIAGIYLATPLGRWGIVLKETGSFIGSIDMHKLDTTMRKSALGYCLHKDYWNNGYMTEAVKAVIQLAFETLEMNKLVAVHDKENPASGKVMAKSGMQFSHEEPYACMDGERVVTRIHYHVTKEMYRD is encoded by the coding sequence ATGGAAAATATCTACGTGTTATTAGCTAAAAATCTGGTCCTTGAAACAGAGCGCCTTTTCCTGCGTCCTGTGACCTTGGACGATGCGAAGGCTATATATGCCTATGCCTCAGATGAGGAGACAACGCGCTATGTATTTCCACAAAATCATAGCTTAGAGGAGACAAAGGCTAATATCGCTGGTATCTATCTAGCAACCCCTCTGGGTCGCTGGGGAATTGTGCTCAAGGAAACTGGTTCCTTTATCGGTAGTATTGATATGCATAAGCTAGATACGACCATGCGAAAAAGTGCTTTAGGTTATTGTTTACATAAGGATTATTGGAACAACGGCTATATGACTGAAGCAGTGAAAGCCGTTATTCAGTTAGCTTTTGAGACCTTAGAGATGAATAAATTAGTTGCTGTTCATGACAAAGAAAATCCAGCTTCAGGAAAGGTCATGGCGAAATCAGGTATGCAATTTTCTCATGAAGAACCTTATGCCTGTATGGATGGCGAACGTGTGGTGACTAGGATTCATTACCATGTGACCAAAGAGATGTATAGAGACTAA
- the ald gene encoding alanine dehydrogenase: protein MLIGIPKEIKNNENRVALTPAGVQSLVAQGHKVMIETGAGLGSGFADTDYEAQGATILATAAEVWASELVVKVKEPLAEEYGFLREDLVLFTYLHMAAAPELADAMLKNKTTGIAYETVTDNGQLPLLTPMSEVAGRMAVQIGAHFLTKQEGGSGVLLGGVPGVPKGKVTIIGGGVVGTHAARIALGLGAQVTILDISAKRLSVLEDVFGNQIQTLMSNPFNIEASVKDADVVIGAVLLPGAKAPKLVTEHMVKQMRPGSVIVDVAVDQGGVVETADCVTTHDEPVYEKHGVLHYAVANIPGAVARTSTIALTNVTLPYIIKLANKGFREAILEDAGLRQGVTTHQGQLTNLAVAAGLNQDYTSIDELV, encoded by the coding sequence ATGCTAATTGGTATTCCAAAAGAAATTAAAAATAATGAAAATCGTGTGGCGCTGACACCCGCTGGTGTGCAAAGTTTGGTGGCGCAAGGCCACAAAGTTATGATTGAAACAGGCGCTGGGCTGGGGTCTGGCTTTGCAGATACAGATTACGAAGCGCAAGGTGCGACAATTCTTGCGACAGCTGCTGAGGTTTGGGCGAGCGAATTGGTCGTGAAAGTCAAGGAGCCTCTGGCTGAAGAATATGGCTTTCTCCGCGAAGACCTTGTTCTTTTCACCTATCTTCACATGGCTGCCGCACCTGAATTGGCAGATGCTATGCTTAAAAACAAAACAACAGGAATCGCTTATGAAACCGTAACGGACAATGGTCAACTACCACTTCTGACCCCCATGAGTGAGGTGGCCGGTCGGATGGCCGTCCAAATCGGCGCCCACTTCCTTACCAAACAAGAAGGTGGCTCTGGCGTGCTTTTAGGTGGTGTCCCTGGTGTTCCAAAAGGCAAAGTTACCATTATCGGTGGAGGTGTGGTCGGCACACACGCAGCACGTATTGCCCTAGGTCTTGGAGCTCAGGTGACTATTTTAGATATCAGTGCCAAGCGCCTCTCTGTCTTAGAGGACGTCTTTGGCAATCAAATTCAAACCCTTATGTCTAACCCATTTAATATTGAAGCGAGCGTTAAAGATGCAGATGTCGTGATTGGAGCGGTACTGCTTCCCGGAGCAAAAGCACCAAAATTAGTCACTGAACACATGGTCAAACAGATGCGTCCAGGTTCTGTTATTGTGGATGTAGCAGTCGATCAGGGTGGAGTTGTCGAAACAGCAGATTGCGTAACAACCCACGATGAACCTGTCTATGAAAAACACGGTGTACTCCACTATGCCGTTGCCAATATCCCTGGAGCTGTTGCCCGCACTTCTACCATTGCACTGACCAATGTAACTCTGCCATATATTATCAAACTGGCAAACAAGGGCTTCAGAGAAGCCATTTTAGAAGATGCAGGACTCCGACAAGGAGTGACCACTCACCAAGGACAACTCACTAATCTAGCTGTCGCTGCAGGTCTAAACCAAGACTACACAAGCATTGATGAATTGGTATAG